Part of the Phacochoerus africanus isolate WHEZ1 chromosome 8, ROS_Pafr_v1, whole genome shotgun sequence genome is shown below.
AACAAGACGGGGCAGGGTCAGCAGGCAGGGCTTAGAGTCAGGCGGAGGGAGATCGGGGTCCCTGTGAGGGACAGGAGGAGGCCCTCGAGGCACTGGGGGACCCTGGCCTTCTCTGGCAAAGTGGGTGCACGGGGtcttgctggggtggggggccccACCGGCTTCTCCAGCTTTGTGGCCTTGGCCTCGGGGGTCAGCGACGGGATCCAGAAGCTGGGCAGCGCTTTGTCCTTGTCCTTGCCTGCGGGGCCCGCGCTGGGCCCGGGTTGGGCGTCATCTGCGAGGGGGGCAGGGGTTCGGATTTGGCCCTGGGCCCCACCAGGACGGCACCCGCCTTCAAGTCCACCTCTCCCTCACCTGGGCCGTCCCCAGACGCAGCCTTGGGCGTGAAGGGGTTGAGGGGCCGGCTCACGATGGCCgcctccttctccaggaagccccgAACCTGATCCTGCGCCGCTGCGCGCTGCAGCTCCTTCTGCTCCTCTCGCCGGGCGCCCCGCTGCTTCTCGTAGGCCTGCGGGCGGCCGCCGAGAAGTGAGCTGGGCATCCTCCTGTGGCTTGTGAGTTTGGGCACCCTAGGTGGAGGCTAGGGTGGTTCTTTGGCTTTAAAGATgggtaaacaggagttcccactgtggcgccaATAGGATGGGctgcatcttgggagtgctgggctGCAAGTTGGACCTTTGGTCctgcacactgggttaaggatctggcattgctgcagctgcagcacaggtcacagctgtggctgggatctgatcgctggcctgggaactccatagccaccgagcagccaaaaatgggaaaaaaaaaaaaaaagggtaaactGGGGCCCGCTCAGGGGGCTGTCTTGGCAGGGGCTCTGTTTGGTAGAGGCTGGTGACCACCTGGGTGCGAGGCTTTAAGTGGCTGTGCAGTCGTCCACGGCAGGCCTCTGCCACCTTTGCTTGTCCCCTGCACCAGCTGTAGGACACTTAGGTCATTTCTCGCTTGGCTGGTTTGGGACTCGGTGGCTTTTTTGTTCCCTAGCAGCAGAGAGGTCAACAGCCTGGCTGGAGACAGACCGCCAGAGCTCAAACCCTGCCCTTTGTCACTCATTAGCTCTGTGGCCTCCAGTAAGTGCTGTGGCTTCtactggcctcagtttcttcatctgtaaactgggataACAATGGCGACCTATCTAGGAGGCTCACACGGAGGGCCACACAGGGAGCCTTTTTAAAACACTCAGCACCTGGTCTGACATAtcctaagtgctcaataaatgttactcGTGGGCCGTATGAATGCTACAGTGTCTCTCTGAGTTATTTATTATGTACTATATGCACTGTTGACTTGGTCTCTGCTCCCTGCCTTCGAGGGGCCCTAGTTCCAGGGGAGTAGCGAGCAGCTAAGGTTTAGGGAGCTGGGAAGGCATAGGCAGTGTGAGGTCAGGAGGAAGCACTGGCCAGGTCACCCGTCAGCCCATTTTAGAGACGATGAAACTGAGGCCGAAAGAGATGGAGCTGGCATCTCAGGGCCACAAGGTGGGGGAGAGCCCCGCTCCCTGCCCCCTGGGGCCTGCCACCCAATGGGGGAGTGCGCATGTGTCGGAAAGCCACATGGAGAGTCACAACTGTGACAAGTGTGCCAAGGAAGAGGTGACAGGGGCAGGCCCTCAGGCCCTGGATTAGCAAGGGTCAGAGGAGGCAAGACGAAGGATTTAAGCAGAAGCGGGAAGGGACAGGGCCGCAGACAGACAGACGCGCACAGGCAAAGGCCAGAGGGAAAGGAATTCAGCCAAAGGCCCAGCATCGAAACCCACGGTGCCAGCGTGTGCACCCCCCCTTGCCCAGCCCCTGCACCTTCATCTGTCTGGCGATCTCCTTCTTCTGGTGCAAAATGTACTCCAGGATCGCCTCCCGCTCATAAAGGTAGCCATCGGGGCTGCGGAGAGAGGAGGGGGTGAGAAAACACAGGCCAGGCTCAGGCCACGTGGCTGGGGCTTGGAAATCACGTGCCAGACCCGGGCTCCCCGCCCTGGGCACCCACCAGGGGTCATCCAGGCAGCAGCTCACTCGGGGCTCAGCTTAGCTCTCTGAGGTGAGGGCACCCGTTCAACTCCCCTGgcgtctttatttttctttggccctgtccacagcctatggaagttcctgggccaaggatcaaacctgggccacagcagcgaccatgccaaatctttaactgctaggccaccaggaaactccttccCGGGCTTTGTAATGTGCTCTGACGTGTAGGAAAAATCTCATGCCGTAAAGGGTGAGCGCAGCAGGCCGGGCTTGTCCACACCCTGCACCTTCCCACCAAGTGACTGGCCCCTGCCTGGCTCCTGGGAGGGGACTGCTAAGCCCTTGGAATGTCCTGCCTGAAAAGAGTGCCTCTGTTCACCTGGGGGGCTGGGCTCATGTGATGTCCCCTTGAACCTCGGGAGGGGCTGGAAACCAAGGTCCCCCAAGCTGAGGTGACCAACCTCCAGTAAAAACCCTGGATGCCAAGGCCGGCGTGACCTGCCCTGGAGGGCAGTGATCCAGTGCTGGGAGAAGGAAGTGCTTCTCTCCCGCGTGTCCACAGAGACAACGGGAGGCTTGTGTCTGTCCCTCTGGGCCTCTGCCCCATGTGCCTTTTCCCCAatgatttcttctcttcctgccatgcccacagcagacagaagttccagggccagggaccaaacccgcaccacagccgtgacacccgatccttaacctgcagagccacccgggaactccttCCCACTGCTGCTTTGAATCTGTAGCCTTTCCCTCTCCCAACCTGTCCCTTGAGGAGAACAGCTTTGCTGAGTTCTGTGAATTCGAGTGAACCCTCGAACCTGACTGTAGCCTCAGGGACCCTGAGCCGCAATGTCCTCTCACCACAATCTCTCTAAAAGGGACTAGTAATCAAACACATATTTAGTCACTGGGCTAAGTATCTTACACCTGTTATCGCGCCGCAGCCTTTGCCAGACCGTAAGAGGCAGGTAGCGGTCAGCGCTCCACAGTGAGCCGTTATTATGGGCTGGCAACGGCCCAGGAACCCCCGCCGTACTAGGAAGGGATGCTTTCCCACGCCCAGGGAAGCACACGAGGATCGGGCCCGTGCCTCAGACCACGCTGAGGCTCCCGGAGCGGGGTGGCGTGCCCAGGACCCCcacacagccccctccctccaaGGGGTCCCCTTGCCCTGGCCACCCTGTCCCGCGGTCCCAGCCTACGTGACGACGGGGTCGTGGCAGGGCTGCAGAGAGAGGCAGCAGCAGTCAAAGTCCTTGACGGCATCCCGGCTCAGTCGAATGTTCTGGGTCCCGTAGCCTGAGGCCGCTGGGGGCAGAGACAGGCAGAGGGATGGAGACACGCCCTCTCTGAACCCGGAGAGAAAGGCGCAGAGAGGACGCGGAGGTGGGGGTGTTCGGAGAGACAGGCGGCCAAGACCTTGGGCCGtgggtctggggggtggggggcaggggctgcccgACCCACAGGAAGGAGTTGGTCCCCAAGGGGTAAGTGACAGACAGGCCCTGTCCCTTGAGGCAGCTcggggtgcggggggtgggggggggaggtgcaTGGCCGACTCCCCTCGGGCCTCCTGGCTCTGTGACCAGGTTCAAGTGCCTGAGCCTCTCTGGGCCTGTGTCCTCCTCGGACCGCAGCGATTCCCCGTCAGTGGGAAGCCTTGGATGGGTTTAGCACAAAAGGCACTTCACGCAGTGCCCGCCGCAGGGGAGAGGGCTGCCGGCTCGCTAGGGGTGTTACTCACACGGTCATGGCCATTGGTCACATGGGCTGTTATTTACACAGTCATGGCTATCCAAGGGGGGAGATGCCCGCATGGAAACCATACCCGGAGGGGCAGAGTGACGCTGGGACTTGAAACATCCAGGGGCCCGCCTCCCAAACCCGGTACCTGTGTCCTTCTTCTTCTCGTGGTAGGTGTAGACGGCCCCCGCCGTGCAGTTCTTGCCGTGCCGAGTCATccctgggggagaggggcagctgcagggcagtgGTGGCCAGAGGGAACCCACGTAGGGAGGACTGGACCTTTCTGGGCCCCCGATCTGATCTGATGGGAAAGCTGCGTGCAGGGCAGAGGAAGAcagttttttttcacatattataaGGTTAAGCAATGCCTATGccctccaaaaaaaaccaaaaaaacaaaacaaaaaaaaggagttcccgtcgtggctcagtggttaacgaatctgactaggaaccacgaggttgcgggtttgatccctggcctcgctcagtggattaaggatccggcgtggccttgagctgtggtgtaggtcacagatgcggctcagatcccgagttgctgtggctgtggtgtaggccagcggctacagctccgattcgacccctagcctgggaacctccatgtgctgcggaagcagccctagaaaaggcaaaaagaccaaaaaaaaggcacTTGACCATGACCGTGAAAAAGACCTGAAGTTTTCCTGTGGACGCGGATGTCGGCTGGGGTACAGAGTACATGGCGTGAGTTACTGTAAGGTGGTGGAAGGAGGGTTATATAGAATCTGATGGAAAGTTCTAGCACCAGACATGATAGGAGGCACTGGTAACACACTTAGGGAATGAAAGCGCCCGCTAAATGTTCAggatgtgtgtgtgctgtgtgtgcctATGTGCTCGTTCAACCAAGGGCGCCTCGGTTCGCTTAGGTGCAATGTGCGTTAGCACTCAAATTGTTCGCTAGCGTATCAATTGTGCTGAATaaattctgaggttttttttttcttctgctttttagggccacacccgcagcatgtggaggttcccaggctaggggtccaatccgagctacacctgccagcctataccacagccattgcaagatctgaaccacatctgtgacctacaccacagctcatggcaacgcggatccttgacccactgagcaaggccagggatcaaacccgcaacctcatggttcctagtcaggttcatttctgctgtgctatgacaggaactcccaaattctgaGTTTTCAAAACAAGCATTAGAGCAGAACTCACCCTGGGTGGGACTCTGGCAAATCAACAAGAACAACCCAGCTACCCCAGTAGGGTAACGAGCAAAGGCCAGGAAGAGGCGGTCTACAGGTCAAAGACAGGGGGATGGAGAGACACCTCCAACCCTCCCCACAGGGGAGCGGCGGTGGTGTCACTGCGCAGTTGTCACCAGGCTGCAGGGCGAAGCTCTGAGCTGGAGCAGACCAGGCTCGGGGCATCATCGGAACCATCAGGTGATGCTGCTGGTACTTGAGTGAGGTGGGTGCTGGTGATTCTGCCCCTGGGTGGACGTGTCCCAAAGGCGTTCTCAGAGACACCCTCTAGGGAGCACGCATGGGGCGGTTACCATGATGTCACTTACACTGGAGGGGAGTCGAGGCAACTGGGTAGCCCGGCAGGTGAGATGCTGACCAGGTATGTACAAAGCATTGTGGGTGGAGCTCAAAAACATCATgctagagttcccgctgtggcacagtgggttaagaacctgactgctgggagttcctgctatggctcagcagaaacgaacccaactggtattcatgaggatgcaggttcgatccctggcctcgctcagtgggttaaggatgcagcattgacgtgagttggttgcagatgcggctcagatccagtgttgctgtggctgtggtataggctggcagcgcagctctgatttgacccctaggctgggaatgtctatatgtctcaggtgcgggcctaaaaagcaaaaaaaaggatccaactgctggagttcctgctgtggagcaacaggattGCTGGcctaacacagtgggttaaaggatccagcattgcagtataggtcgcaactgtggctccgttctgatccctggcccaggaactcctgtgccgtgggttcagccattaaaacaacaaaaaaagataaaaacaccaTGCTGGGtggaaagaagtgagaaaaaaacaatCTACACATGCACAAAATGGGTACCTTTCAGACACCTGCAAACAAAAGGATCACATTTACAAGAATGGTTGTctacgggagttcccactgtggtgcaatagcTTAAGGATTCCGCATGGTTTCTGCGGGGGCTTGggctcgatccccagcccagtgcagtgggttaaagatccggcgttgcagagtaggttgcagctgctgctagGATTccttccctggcccgggaacttccgtatgctgtgcgTGTGGCTCCCACCAAAAAGTGGTTGTCTATGTAGGGGAGGGACTGGCTCGGGGATAAAGAAGACGAAATCAGTGAGACTAGAAGGATGGGGTTACAGATCAACATGCAGGATTAAGCCGTGAGACCTTGCGCCTGGGCTCGAGTCCAAGTTGGCCCcattcttgctgtggctctggactGCTGAATTCCCCTCTGAGCCCTTTGCTAAGAAGTGGGGGGAACCACGGGATCTAGCTGACCCCACTGGATTGCTGTGTGGACTAAATGAGGTCATACTTAGAGCCCGGCACGCAGAACGGGCAGGGATGTTTCtccccagctctgtggctgcagaggAGGCTCCAGAAGTGGGGGAGCGGGAGAGCACAACCAGGGGCCCCCAGATGTCAGAGCCAACTTCAtctccatttcccctttgggGACGCTTTCAGAAACCCGCCTTTCACATTCAAAACTTTGAGCTATGGACCTCGCTCTCCCCCTACTGGCGCCTTCCTCCCGGAAGCCAGTTTTTGCATTGGAGGTGCGGACACAGAATAGATGCAGGCCCTCAGGATGGAGCTTGACACGTTCTGAAAACTGTCTACACCCCCCTAACTACTGCCCCGGTGGAGACCTGGACCACTTCCATCACCCCTGTGGCAGCCGCTGTGCTGCTTGCAGAAGAAGCTAACCGTGCTGAAACACCCCAATTCGACCCACGGCCCCTCCTCCAGCTTCCCCTCGGACCCCAAGCTTTGGAGCAGGTGTCCAGCACCCGctgcctgccacccccccccgccctgcccccacccccgtttccgccccagccccagccccacccccaagggTCACGTTCACCTCCTGGGGGACAAATTCCCTGCTCTATTCTTAGTTGTCAACTGCTTTGACCCTCTGCGGTATTTGGCACTGGGCTGCTGGTCTGGTGGCCAAGCTCTCTGGCTTCGCCGACCGGGACACTTTCCCTCCGAGAGCGAGCCTTTCTTTGCTTGGCCAGGAGGTCATGGGAAGAATCACAAGGGATGCCGCCGGCCCCCTGACCACGGGCCGCCTCGCCGCATCCCCATCTCATCCATCATCCAACCTCAGCCACCCTCTGAGGTCGAGCCCATCGCCATCCCCACCGTGCAGAGgggcaaactgaggcacagaagtgAAGCCACGTACCTAGGCCAGTGGTTCCCTAGGATACTTTCAGGGAGCCCGCAGAACTACTCCCATGATGCTAAAACGTGTCTGCCTTTGCTCTTCTTGTTCTCTCCCGAGTGTACAGGGGAGTTTTCCAAGGGAGTGTGACATCTGCTTGGACATCCTTAGGTTTAAAGGTCTCTGTTACATTACGTGGTGGAGGGGAGACACCAAGTACAAAAGGCCgtatgttttttttgttggtggtggtttttttttttttttagggccacacccacagcatacggaggttcccgggctaggggtcaaatcggagctgtagcctccggcctacaccacagcctcagcaacaccagatccaagccatgtctgcaacctacaccacagctcatggccacgccagattcttcacccatggagcgaggccagggatggaacctgcaacctcatggttcctagttggattcatctctgctgcgccacaatggaaactcctgt
Proteins encoded:
- the NOSIP gene encoding nitric oxide synthase-interacting protein, whose protein sequence is MTRHGKNCTAGAVYTYHEKKKDTAASGYGTQNIRLSRDAVKDFDCCCLSLQPCHDPVVTPDGYLYEREAILEYILHQKKEIARQMKAYEKQRGARREEQKELQRAAAQDQVRGFLEKEAAIVSRPLNPFTPKAASGDGPDDAQPGPSAGPAGKDKDKALPSFWIPSLTPEAKATKLEKPSRVVTCPMSGKPLRMSDLTPVRFTPLDSSVDRVGLITRSERYVCAVTRDSLSNATPCAVLRPSGAVVTLECVEKLIRKDMVDPVNGEKLTDRDIIVLQRGGTGFAGSGVKLQAEKSRPVMQA